One window from the genome of Salvia miltiorrhiza cultivar Shanhuang (shh) chromosome 7, IMPLAD_Smil_shh, whole genome shotgun sequence encodes:
- the LOC130994333 gene encoding formin-like protein 3, producing MAEPSAATAEDDLFAQMDLDSEAETKTEEDPESIFMTVIDPLVDDFVENFREDELEQVILSVLNDEDAKTEENDAIREIIMQLYSTDEIPIRHLSSRMPKSTSTEPTVVKPSELDLKEVGFGCQFEDSGEFGVKLDTMLSVVESTAILEIDGGFDLLQIPAIVSLSIPPPPKTTPAISTRISPPETPPPSRPTPEPPPQPHTSSLHLQPAPAAALQFHNPTPPCSGHHIFSSASGNHHRQPLLPPSISTRISPPETPPPPRPPPEPPPSAGISTRQRAR from the coding sequence ATGGCTGAACCCAGTGCCGCTACTGCGGAAGATGATCTGTTTGCCCAAATGGATCTTGATTCAGAGGCAGAAACAAAAACCGAAGAGGATCCTGAATCCATTTTTATGACTGTGATTGATCCTTTGGTTGAtgattttgttgagaatttcaggGAAGATGAGCTCGAGCAAGTTATTCTCAGTGTGCTAAATGATGAGGATGCCAAAACAGAGGAGAATGATGCTATTCGAGAGATTATCATGCAGTTGTACTCCACGGACGAAATTCCAATTCGGCACCTATCGAGCAGGATGCCCAAATCTACCAGCACAGAACCGACTGTTGTGAAGCCATCGGAGCTAGACTTGAAAGAGGTAGGGTTTGGATGTCAGTTTGAAGATTCTGGAGAATTTGGGGTCAAATTGGACACTATGCTAAGTGTGGTGGAGTCAACTGCAATTCTGGAAATTGATGGAGGTTTTGACCTACTCCAAATTCCCGCCATCGTTTCCCTCTCAATTCCACCTCCTCCAAAAACCACTCCAGCCATCTCCACTCGCATATCTCCGCCTGAAACACCACCACCGTCGCGACCCACTCCAGAACCGCCGCCGCAACCACACACCTCCAGCCTTCATCTCCAACCTGCACCCGCCGCTGCTCTCCAATTCCACAATCCAACACCTCCCTGTTCCGGCCATCATATCTTTTCGTCTGCATCTGGAAATCACCACCGCCAACCTCTATTACCGCCCTCCATCTCCACTCGCATCTCTCCGCCTGAaacaccgccgccgccgcgaccCCCTCCAGAACCGCCGCCCTCTGCCGGCATCTCTACAAGGCAGCGTGCACGGTGA